From a single Lactococcus carnosus genomic region:
- a CDS encoding response regulator transcription factor, protein MKKISLMLVDDHEMVRLGLSSYLNMQEDLEVVAEAVDGLDGVRKAKQYKPDVILMDLVMDKMDGIASSKTILQDNPEMKILILTSFLDDEKIFPALEAGVKGYILKTSQAHEIAESVRKIAMGQDVISESVRVKIYEKQHAKPTLHDSLTAREVEVLKEIAKGLSNQEIGDTLFISLKTVKTHVSNILAKLQVEDRTQAAIYAIKHKIA, encoded by the coding sequence TTTCACTGATGTTAGTAGATGACCATGAGATGGTTCGCTTGGGCTTATCTAGCTACCTGAATATGCAAGAGGATTTAGAAGTAGTCGCTGAAGCTGTCGATGGACTAGACGGCGTTAGAAAAGCAAAACAGTACAAGCCAGATGTGATTCTGATGGATCTTGTCATGGATAAGATGGACGGCATCGCGTCATCAAAAACCATCTTACAAGATAATCCAGAGATGAAGATTCTGATATTAACGAGTTTTCTAGATGATGAAAAAATATTTCCCGCGCTTGAAGCCGGAGTTAAAGGCTATATTTTGAAAACCTCTCAGGCGCATGAGATTGCAGAATCAGTGCGTAAGATTGCCATGGGTCAAGACGTTATTTCTGAGAGTGTTCGGGTCAAAATCTATGAAAAACAACATGCCAAACCAACCTTACACGATAGTCTAACTGCAAGAGAAGTAGAAGTACTAAAAGAAATTGCAAAAGGCTTATCCAACCAAGAAATAGGAGATACCTTATTTATTTCTCTGAAAACGGTCAAGACACATGTCTCTAATATATTAGCTAAATTACAAGTAGAGGATAGAACGCAGGCAGCAATTTATGCGATCAAGCACAAAATTGCCTGA